In a single window of the Streptomyces cinnabarinus genome:
- a CDS encoding dienelactone hydrolase family protein has translation MQLHPHTRNPHTRPRRAGRLAAAAAALAALLGLGTLTGPGAHAADNPYERGPAPTTASIEAARGSYAVSQTSVSSLAVTGFGGGTIYYPTSTSDGTFGAVAISPGYTAYESSIAWLGPRLASQGFVVFTIDTLTTLDQPDSRGRQLLAALDYLTERSSVRGRVDSSRLGVMGHSMGGGGSLEAAKSRPSLQAAIPLTPWNTDKTWPELSTPTLIFGADGDSIAPVASHAEPFYSSLSAGLDRAYLELNGATHFTPNSSDTTIAKYSVSWLKRFIDNDTRYEQFLCPLPRPSSTIEEYRGNCPHTG, from the coding sequence GTGCAGCTCCACCCCCACACGAGGAACCCCCACACCAGGCCCCGCAGGGCCGGCCGGCTCGCCGCCGCGGCGGCGGCCCTCGCCGCGCTCCTCGGGCTCGGTACCCTCACCGGTCCCGGCGCCCACGCCGCGGACAACCCCTACGAGCGGGGCCCCGCGCCGACCACCGCGAGCATCGAGGCGGCGCGCGGCTCCTACGCGGTCTCGCAGACGTCCGTGTCCTCGCTCGCCGTCACCGGGTTCGGCGGCGGCACGATCTACTACCCGACCAGCACCAGCGACGGCACCTTCGGCGCCGTGGCGATCTCGCCCGGGTACACCGCCTACGAGTCCTCGATCGCCTGGCTGGGCCCGCGCCTGGCCTCGCAGGGCTTCGTGGTGTTCACCATCGACACCCTCACCACCCTCGACCAGCCCGACTCGCGGGGCCGTCAACTCCTCGCCGCTCTCGACTACTTGACGGAGCGCAGCTCGGTGCGCGGCCGGGTCGACAGCAGCCGGCTCGGCGTCATGGGCCACTCCATGGGCGGGGGCGGCAGCCTGGAGGCCGCGAAGTCCCGGCCGTCGCTCCAGGCGGCGATCCCGCTCACGCCGTGGAACACCGACAAGACCTGGCCCGAACTCAGCACACCCACACTGATCTTCGGAGCCGACGGCGACAGCATCGCCCCGGTCGCCAGCCACGCCGAGCCCTTCTACAGCAGCCTGTCCGCCGGCCTGGACCGCGCCTATCTGGAGCTGAACGGCGCCACCCACTTCACTCCCAACTCGTCCGACACGACCATCGCGAAGTACAGCGTGTCCTGGCTCAAGCGGTTCATCGACAACGACACCCGCTATGAGCAGTTCCTCTGCCCGCTGCCCCGGCCGAGCTCGACCATCGAGGAGTACCGGGGCAACTGCCCGCACACCGGATGA
- a CDS encoding helix-turn-helix transcriptional regulator, translating to MTDDGSGRAVDRGRAELARGRVQLGDGPVDDARETLLLAVSLLAAEEPEQAEAARLGAVDAAWAAGDLAGCLKALDGPGADRSGGTADYRAGVRALLEQRPDRAAGPLGRVMAHPDDRPEHLLRSAVAALLLGDVVVARRAGARALAVARDRDSAALQSRALEYLAYAELRAGRHAQARTHAEEGVRTARRAGRGNTAAHHQAMLALAASLVGDRGTVTAHAAGALTTACRHGLAQAATLAEWAVARTDLGCGRPLDAADRLGPLVLPGARRGHFAVWMLAVPCFVEAAVLAGRPAEAGAVVGDFARWAELGADPHAPAQLARCRALLAPADRADELYLRALARHDATGGDFERARTELLHGKWLRRRRRLREARARLGAALVGFERCGARAWAEQTRGELRANGVAGRHGAGGERPTGEELARLTPQQLRIARHVAEGATNREVALRLAVSTRTVDYHLRNVFATLGVRSRMELARMVDQQGR from the coding sequence ATGACCGATGACGGGAGCGGGCGGGCGGTGGACCGCGGGCGGGCCGAACTCGCCCGTGGGCGTGTGCAGTTGGGGGACGGGCCGGTCGACGATGCCCGGGAGACCCTGCTGCTGGCGGTCTCCCTGCTCGCGGCCGAGGAGCCGGAGCAGGCGGAGGCCGCCCGGCTCGGCGCGGTGGACGCGGCGTGGGCCGCGGGGGACCTGGCGGGGTGCCTCAAGGCACTCGACGGACCCGGTGCGGACCGGTCCGGTGGCACGGCGGACTACCGCGCCGGGGTGCGGGCCCTGCTGGAGCAGCGGCCCGACCGGGCGGCGGGGCCGCTGGGGCGGGTCATGGCCCACCCGGACGACCGGCCCGAGCATCTGCTGCGCTCCGCGGTCGCGGCCCTGCTGCTCGGCGATGTCGTGGTGGCCCGCCGCGCCGGTGCCCGCGCCCTCGCCGTGGCCCGGGACCGGGACTCCGCCGCGCTCCAGTCCCGGGCCCTCGAGTACCTCGCCTACGCCGAACTGCGCGCCGGACGGCACGCCCAGGCCCGCACCCACGCCGAGGAAGGCGTGCGGACCGCGCGGCGCGCCGGCCGGGGCAACACCGCGGCCCATCACCAGGCCATGCTGGCCCTGGCCGCGTCCCTCGTCGGTGACCGGGGCACCGTCACGGCACACGCCGCCGGCGCGCTCACCACGGCCTGCAGACACGGCCTGGCGCAGGCGGCGACGCTGGCGGAGTGGGCGGTGGCCCGTACCGACCTCGGCTGCGGCCGCCCCCTCGACGCCGCCGACCGGCTCGGGCCGCTGGTGCTCCCCGGGGCGCGGCGCGGCCATTTCGCGGTCTGGATGCTCGCCGTGCCCTGCTTCGTGGAGGCCGCCGTGCTCGCCGGGCGCCCGGCGGAGGCGGGGGCCGTCGTGGGTGATTTCGCGCGGTGGGCCGAGCTGGGGGCCGATCCGCACGCACCCGCCCAGCTGGCCCGCTGCCGAGCGCTGCTGGCGCCCGCGGACCGGGCCGACGAGCTGTATCTGCGGGCGCTGGCCCGGCACGACGCGACCGGCGGGGACTTCGAGCGGGCCCGCACCGAGCTGCTGCACGGCAAATGGCTGCGGCGCCGCAGACGGCTGCGGGAGGCGCGGGCCCGGCTCGGGGCCGCACTGGTCGGGTTCGAGCGGTGCGGGGCGCGGGCCTGGGCCGAGCAGACCCGCGGGGAGCTGCGGGCCAACGGGGTCGCGGGGCGGCACGGGGCGGGCGGCGAGCGGCCGACCGGCGAGGAGCTGGCCCGGCTGACCCCGCAGCAGCTGCGGATCGCCCGCCATGTCGCCGAGGGGGCCACCAACCGGGAGGTCGCCCTGCGCCTCGCGGTCAGCACCCGCACCGTCGACTACCACCTGCGCAATGTCTTCGCCACGCTCGGCGTGCGGTCCCGGATGGAGCTGGCCCGCATGGTCGATCAGCAGGGCCGATGA
- a CDS encoding helix-turn-helix domain-containing protein — protein sequence MHPAVRTRAMIRTGPVPVPQPRTGRRRSLIDADALRVLHRAARVIIEDLPGLTDRLVAVVQEQEDAYRTALETDYAGTWQEVHRSLRHSVLSLLDPRANRDAARRCSWKIGVRRAEQGVPLDALLHAFRLGGSLVWQRLVEETSRMAPEDVRLLVHVATDVWNFVDEHCTLVADAYRQAERQLAWRRENRVRLLAAALLDGTSRIADLPETADGLDLPEHGRYVVVAIAGGRPTGPSGARAAAVPPGTRVHWHSGVEVDYGIVLVGDEDPEGDGDPVEALELTAPGGKVGIGNVVSGLAAVGDARRLADLALSICPQTGGTIRLTEHLPEALVISCPELGATLADQVLGPLLRLEPADRDVLLDTLSAWLSCDGSAQRAGERLYCHRNTVLNRLRRCEQLTGRSLARPLDVVEISLALTARRLLRG from the coding sequence ATGCATCCTGCCGTACGGACACGCGCGATGATCCGCACCGGACCGGTGCCCGTTCCGCAGCCGCGGACCGGGCGCCGGCGGTCGCTGATCGACGCCGACGCGTTGCGTGTCCTGCACCGGGCCGCGCGCGTGATCATCGAGGACCTGCCGGGCCTCACCGACCGGCTGGTGGCGGTGGTCCAGGAGCAGGAGGACGCCTACCGGACCGCGCTGGAGACCGACTACGCGGGCACCTGGCAGGAGGTGCACCGCTCGCTGCGGCACAGCGTGCTCTCGCTGCTCGACCCGCGCGCCAACCGGGACGCGGCCCGCCGGTGCTCCTGGAAGATCGGCGTGCGCCGGGCGGAGCAGGGGGTGCCCCTGGACGCCCTGCTGCACGCGTTCCGGCTGGGCGGGTCCCTGGTGTGGCAGCGCCTGGTGGAGGAGACCTCCCGGATGGCGCCCGAGGACGTACGGCTGCTCGTCCATGTGGCGACGGACGTGTGGAACTTCGTCGACGAGCACTGCACCCTCGTGGCGGACGCCTACCGGCAGGCCGAGCGGCAGCTGGCCTGGCGGCGCGAGAACCGGGTCCGGCTGCTCGCGGCGGCCCTCCTCGACGGCACCAGCCGCATCGCCGACCTGCCCGAGACCGCCGACGGCCTGGACCTGCCGGAACACGGCCGGTACGTGGTCGTCGCGATCGCCGGCGGACGGCCGACGGGCCCCTCGGGCGCCCGCGCCGCCGCCGTACCACCCGGCACCCGCGTGCACTGGCACTCAGGAGTGGAAGTGGACTACGGCATCGTCCTGGTCGGCGACGAGGACCCGGAGGGAGACGGGGACCCGGTGGAGGCCCTGGAGCTGACCGCCCCGGGCGGCAAGGTCGGCATCGGCAACGTGGTCTCGGGCCTGGCCGCGGTGGGCGACGCCCGCCGCCTGGCCGACCTCGCGCTGAGCATCTGCCCGCAGACGGGCGGCACCATCCGGTTGACCGAACACCTCCCCGAAGCCCTCGTCATCTCCTGCCCCGAACTCGGCGCGACCCTCGCGGACCAGGTCCTGGGACCCCTGCTCCGGCTGGAACCGGCCGACCGTGACGTCCTCCTGGACACCCTGTCCGCCTGGCTGAGCTGCGACGGATCCGCCCAACGCGCGGGCGAGCGCCTGTACTGCCACCGCAACACGGTCCTCAATCGGCTGAGGCGTTGCGAGCAGCTGACGGGCCGCTCGCTGGCCCGGCCGCTGGACGTGGTGGAGATCAGCCTGGCGTTGACGGCACGGCGGCTGCTGCGCGGCTGA
- a CDS encoding hydrogenase maturation protein: MDILLVASAFNSLSQRVYAELSDLGHRVDVVLASHGPEAVRAAARELCPELILAPMLRTALPEDVWREYTCLVVHPGPPGDRGPSSLDWAIAEAAPRWGVTVLQAEAAMDAGPIWATESFPVPPVGKSDLYRSEVGDAASAAVRTAVRRCADGSFKPRPQSDPAVRVVWRDAFRQERRRIDWGTDSTEVVLRKLRGGDSQPGVLDEILGREVFLHGGHPEDRLRGRPGELLATRAGAVCRATRDGAVWIPELRPRKNSGDPAPFRRPAADVLATFAADGPGHSPPPEDPAPLELPPDRRTWTDIRYRQHGDTGILTFSFPGGAMSTEQCGRLLAAYRYALTRPTSVLVLGGARDFFANGIHLNVIEAASDPAGESWANLHAIDDLVEAVLRTTDRLVVAALGGNAAAGGLMLALAADEVWCRTGAVLNPHYRRMGLYGSEFWTYTLPRRVGEDAARRLTSEALPVSAATAARIGLVDRLVPVAAGEFAAATERGATALALDPDLARRIAAKATARRADEARRPLADYRRAELARMRAVFFDARAPYHALRSAFVRKQPGGSDRPLSGEAR; the protein is encoded by the coding sequence ATGGACATCTTGCTCGTCGCCAGCGCGTTCAACAGCCTGTCCCAGCGTGTGTACGCCGAACTGTCCGACCTCGGCCACCGCGTGGACGTCGTCCTCGCCTCCCACGGCCCCGAGGCGGTCCGTGCCGCCGCGCGCGAGCTGTGCCCGGAGCTGATCCTCGCTCCGATGCTGAGGACGGCGCTTCCCGAGGACGTATGGCGGGAGTACACCTGCCTCGTCGTCCACCCGGGACCGCCCGGCGACCGCGGACCGTCCTCCCTGGACTGGGCGATCGCCGAGGCGGCGCCGCGCTGGGGAGTGACGGTGCTCCAGGCCGAGGCGGCGATGGACGCGGGCCCCATCTGGGCGACCGAGTCGTTCCCGGTGCCGCCGGTGGGCAAGAGCGACCTGTACCGGAGCGAGGTGGGTGACGCCGCCTCGGCGGCCGTCCGCACGGCCGTACGGCGCTGCGCCGACGGTTCGTTCAAGCCGCGCCCGCAGAGCGATCCCGCGGTGCGCGTGGTGTGGCGTGATGCCTTCCGGCAGGAGCGGCGGCGGATCGACTGGGGGACGGACAGCACGGAGGTCGTGCTGCGCAAACTGCGCGGCGGCGACTCGCAGCCCGGCGTCCTGGACGAGATCCTCGGCCGGGAGGTGTTCCTGCACGGCGGACACCCCGAGGACCGGCTGCGTGGACGGCCCGGCGAGCTGCTCGCCACACGCGCGGGGGCGGTCTGCCGGGCCACCCGGGACGGTGCGGTGTGGATCCCGGAGCTGCGCCCCCGCAAGAACTCCGGTGACCCCGCCCCGTTCCGCCGCCCGGCGGCCGACGTGCTCGCCACCTTCGCTGCCGACGGTCCGGGGCACAGTCCACCGCCGGAGGACCCCGCCCCGCTCGAACTGCCCCCCGACCGGCGGACCTGGACAGACATCCGCTACCGGCAGCACGGCGACACCGGCATCCTGACCTTCTCCTTCCCGGGCGGGGCGATGAGCACCGAGCAGTGCGGCCGGCTCCTCGCCGCCTACCGGTACGCGCTCACTCGCCCCACCTCGGTACTGGTCCTCGGCGGGGCGCGCGACTTCTTCGCCAACGGCATCCATCTGAACGTCATCGAGGCGGCGTCCGACCCGGCCGGCGAGTCCTGGGCGAATCTCCACGCGATCGACGACCTGGTCGAGGCGGTGCTGCGCACCACCGACCGGCTGGTGGTAGCGGCCCTCGGCGGCAACGCGGCGGCCGGCGGCCTCATGCTCGCGCTCGCCGCCGACGAGGTGTGGTGCCGCACGGGCGCCGTCCTCAATCCGCACTACCGCAGGATGGGCCTGTACGGCTCGGAGTTCTGGACGTACACGCTGCCGCGCCGCGTCGGAGAGGACGCGGCCCGTCGGCTGACGAGCGAGGCGCTGCCGGTGAGCGCCGCCACCGCGGCACGCATCGGTCTGGTGGACCGGCTCGTGCCCGTCGCGGCCGGGGAGTTCGCCGCCGCGACCGAACGCGGGGCGACGGCTCTCGCTCTTGACCCGGACCTCGCGCGGCGCATCGCCGCGAAGGCCACGGCACGGCGGGCCGACGAGGCGCGACGCCCGCTCGCGGACTACCGGCGGGCCGAACTCGCCCGGATGCGTGCCGTCTTCTTCGACGCCCGGGCGCCGTACCACGCCCTGCGGTCGGCCTTCGTCAGAAAACAGCCCGGCGGATCCGACCGGCCACTGAGCGGGGAGGCGCGATGA
- a CDS encoding hydrogenase maturation protease: MTRSGTRLLVAGVGNIFLADDAFGPEVLRALERRPLRAEVRARDFGIRGLDLAYELLDGYDVTVLVDAAERGHPPGTLSLIEPELPGGPRATAPPEAHGMDPAKVLALAAHLGDGPLPRVLVLACEPQVRPRGDEDILPGISAPVADAVERAVDALHALVPELLADPMSSPRLSRPEESPNPSAAGLAARPARDVEDR, encoded by the coding sequence ATGACCCGCTCCGGTACGCGGCTGCTGGTGGCGGGCGTCGGCAACATCTTCCTCGCGGACGACGCCTTCGGCCCCGAGGTCCTGCGCGCCCTGGAGCGGCGCCCCCTGCGGGCCGAGGTGCGGGCGCGGGACTTCGGCATCCGCGGCCTGGACCTTGCCTACGAACTCCTGGACGGCTACGACGTCACCGTCCTGGTCGACGCGGCCGAACGGGGCCACCCGCCCGGCACGCTGTCCCTGATCGAGCCGGAACTCCCCGGCGGCCCCCGCGCCACGGCCCCGCCCGAGGCCCACGGCATGGACCCCGCCAAGGTGCTCGCCCTGGCCGCCCATCTCGGCGACGGACCGCTGCCCCGCGTCCTCGTGCTGGCCTGCGAACCCCAGGTACGCCCACGCGGCGACGAGGACATCCTCCCCGGCATCAGCGCACCCGTGGCGGACGCGGTCGAGCGGGCTGTGGACGCCCTGCACGCCTTGGTCCCCGAGCTGCTCGCGGATCCCATGTCCAGCCCCCGGTTGAGCCGCCCGGAGGAATCCCCGAACCCGTCCGCGGCAGGGCTCGCCGCTCGGCCGGCCCGCGACGTCGAGGATCGATGA
- the hypB gene encoding hydrogenase nickel incorporation protein HypB, with translation MCESEDVTHAAQAVLAKNDGLAARLRADLARRRVSVVNLLSSPGSGKTELLVGLLARAVERGIPVAALTADLATENDARRLARSGAPVKQLLTDGLCHLEARQLGGHVENWLPPDTAVLFVENVGNLVCPASYDLGETLRIVLMAVTEGADKPLKYPTAFGSAHLVVLTKTDLAEPADFDATAFDAHVRQVNPGVEIVRSCARTGDGVDTVLERVLAVRDGAPVHRPPLAPHPHGHVHEDSGLPAGHLS, from the coding sequence ATGTGCGAGTCCGAGGACGTCACCCACGCCGCCCAGGCCGTCCTGGCGAAGAACGACGGCCTGGCCGCGCGCCTGCGCGCCGACCTGGCCCGGCGCCGGGTGAGCGTGGTCAATCTGCTGTCCAGCCCGGGCAGCGGCAAGACGGAACTGCTCGTCGGCTTGCTGGCGCGTGCGGTGGAGCGGGGCATCCCGGTGGCCGCGCTGACCGCCGACCTGGCGACGGAGAACGACGCCCGCCGACTCGCCCGCTCCGGGGCACCGGTCAAGCAACTGCTGACCGACGGCCTGTGCCATCTGGAGGCCCGGCAGCTGGGCGGGCATGTGGAGAACTGGCTGCCACCGGACACCGCGGTGCTCTTCGTGGAGAACGTCGGCAACCTGGTCTGCCCGGCCTCCTACGACCTCGGCGAGACCTTGCGGATCGTGCTCATGGCGGTGACCGAGGGCGCGGACAAGCCGCTCAAGTACCCCACCGCCTTCGGCTCCGCCCATCTGGTGGTGCTCACCAAGACGGATCTGGCCGAACCCGCCGACTTCGACGCCACGGCCTTCGACGCCCATGTGCGGCAGGTCAACCCCGGGGTGGAGATCGTACGGTCCTGCGCGCGCACCGGCGACGGTGTCGACACCGTCCTGGAGCGGGTGCTCGCCGTACGGGACGGGGCCCCGGTGCACCGTCCGCCCCTCGCGCCGCATCCGCACGGCCACGTGCACGAGGACTCCGGCCTCCCGGCCGGACATCTCTCGTGA
- the hypF gene encoding carbamoyltransferase HypF, producing the protein MTAPTTPAVRRRVVVHGTVQGVGFRPYVHRLACDLMLSGFVGNTAYGVLIEVEGTPEDVGRFCDLLAAEPPPLAAVTGLGVEDVPATGADDAFTIRTTEQSPGRTQLPPDTATCADCLRELADPGDRRHRHPFVTCTHCGPRFTIATGMPYDRAATTMTGFPLCPACAREYGDPGDRRFHAQPVACPDCGPRLRLVPAPGSGIRPARGADATAAARALLAAGRIVAVKGLGGYHLACDADNPRAVDALRTRKARGGKPFAVMCADLAAAERLAEISDAERAALTGPRRPIVLLRPRTSNLAPGVCPGSPHLGVMLPYTPVHTLLFGLPGDPPGPRVLVMTSGNRSGEPIVTDDEEALTRLAGLADAWLAHDRPIAAPCDDSLLRVRPDGTQQVLRRSRGYVPRPLRLPFSVRPTLAVGGDLKNALCLGEGDQAWFGPHIGDMGELTTLEAARRAESHLRALTGVSPERVVADRHPGYHSSRWARRRASGLPEPSPVLVQHHHAHLASTMAEHGLDGTTPVIGVAFDGTGYGDDGTVWGGEFLLADYLGHRRFSHLTPAPLPGGDAGVANPCRLALARLWAAGLPWDPALPSVTACAPDELAILKRQLTRHVACVPTSSMGRLFDAVASLAGVCHRAGYEAQAALELEAAAASAWGGDSAAYAFGVGPRGCDPAPLLGSIVADLRSGTPATVIAARFHRGVARAVLEICRRARGATGLTVVALSGGVFANALLELECTTLLADDGFAVLRHGEVPPNDGGLALGQLAVAAHERRTE; encoded by the coding sequence GTGACAGCGCCCACCACCCCGGCGGTACGCCGCCGCGTCGTCGTGCACGGCACCGTGCAGGGCGTGGGCTTCCGCCCGTACGTGCACCGGCTGGCCTGCGACCTGATGCTGTCCGGATTCGTCGGCAACACCGCGTACGGCGTGCTCATCGAGGTGGAGGGCACACCGGAGGACGTGGGCCGGTTCTGCGACCTGCTGGCCGCCGAGCCGCCGCCGCTGGCCGCCGTCACCGGCCTCGGCGTCGAGGACGTACCCGCCACGGGCGCCGACGACGCCTTCACCATCCGCACCACCGAGCAGTCCCCGGGCCGCACCCAGCTGCCGCCGGACACCGCCACCTGTGCCGACTGCCTGCGTGAGCTGGCCGATCCGGGCGACCGCCGGCACCGCCACCCCTTCGTCACCTGCACCCACTGCGGACCCCGGTTCACCATCGCCACCGGGATGCCGTACGACCGGGCGGCCACCACGATGACCGGCTTCCCTCTGTGTCCCGCCTGTGCCCGGGAGTACGGCGATCCCGGTGACCGGCGGTTCCACGCCCAGCCCGTGGCCTGCCCCGACTGCGGACCCCGGCTGCGTCTGGTGCCCGCACCCGGCAGCGGCATCCGCCCCGCCCGTGGCGCCGACGCGACGGCGGCGGCCCGGGCGCTGCTGGCCGCCGGCCGGATCGTCGCGGTGAAAGGCCTCGGCGGCTACCACCTGGCCTGCGACGCCGACAACCCACGGGCCGTAGACGCACTGCGCACCCGTAAGGCCCGAGGCGGCAAGCCTTTCGCGGTGATGTGCGCGGACCTCGCCGCCGCGGAGCGGCTCGCCGAGATCTCCGACGCCGAGCGCGCCGCCCTCACCGGGCCCCGGCGCCCGATCGTCCTGCTCCGGCCGCGCACCTCGAACCTCGCCCCCGGCGTCTGCCCGGGCAGCCCGCACCTTGGCGTGATGCTGCCCTACACGCCCGTGCACACCCTGCTGTTCGGACTGCCCGGCGATCCTCCGGGCCCGCGCGTGCTGGTCATGACGAGCGGCAACCGCTCCGGGGAACCGATCGTCACCGACGACGAGGAGGCACTGACCCGGCTGGCGGGACTGGCCGACGCCTGGCTCGCCCACGACCGCCCCATCGCCGCGCCGTGCGACGACTCACTGCTGCGGGTGCGCCCCGACGGCACCCAGCAGGTGCTGCGCCGCTCCCGCGGCTATGTGCCCAGGCCGCTGCGCCTGCCGTTCTCGGTGCGCCCCACTCTCGCGGTGGGCGGCGACCTGAAGAACGCGCTGTGCCTCGGCGAGGGCGACCAGGCCTGGTTCGGCCCCCACATCGGAGACATGGGGGAGCTGACGACCCTGGAGGCCGCGCGGCGGGCGGAGTCCCACCTGCGGGCCCTGACCGGGGTGAGCCCCGAACGCGTCGTCGCCGACCGGCACCCGGGCTACCACTCGTCACGGTGGGCCCGCCGACGGGCCTCGGGGCTGCCCGAACCGAGCCCCGTCCTGGTCCAGCACCATCACGCGCACCTCGCCTCCACGATGGCCGAGCACGGCCTCGACGGCACCACCCCCGTGATCGGCGTCGCGTTCGACGGCACCGGTTACGGTGACGACGGCACCGTCTGGGGCGGCGAGTTCCTGCTCGCCGACTACCTCGGCCACCGGCGCTTCAGCCACCTGACCCCGGCCCCGCTCCCCGGCGGCGACGCGGGCGTCGCCAACCCCTGCCGTCTGGCGCTGGCCCGGCTGTGGGCCGCCGGCCTGCCATGGGACCCGGCCCTGCCCAGCGTCACTGCTTGCGCACCCGATGAACTGGCCATCCTGAAAAGGCAGCTGACTCGCCACGTGGCCTGCGTGCCGACCTCCAGCATGGGCCGGCTCTTCGATGCCGTCGCGTCCCTGGCTGGGGTGTGCCACCGCGCGGGATACGAGGCCCAGGCCGCCCTGGAGCTGGAGGCCGCGGCGGCCTCGGCCTGGGGCGGCGACAGCGCGGCGTACGCCTTCGGCGTCGGCCCCCGGGGCTGTGATCCGGCGCCGCTGCTCGGCTCGATCGTCGCCGACCTGCGCAGCGGCACCCCTGCGACGGTGATCGCCGCCCGCTTCCACCGGGGCGTCGCGCGCGCTGTGCTGGAGATCTGCCGACGCGCACGCGGGGCCACCGGGCTCACGGTCGTCGCCCTGAGCGGCGGCGTCTTCGCCAACGCGCTGCTGGAGCTGGAGTGCACGACGCTGTTGGCCGACGACGGCTTCGCGGTGCTCAGGCACGGCGAAGTCCCGCCGAACGACGGCGGGTTGGCCCTCGGCCAGTTGGCGGTCGCGGCCCACGAACGACGAACGGAGTGA
- a CDS encoding HypC/HybG/HupF family hydrogenase formation chaperone — translation MCLAVPGKVVSIDTGSDPLTGTIDFGGVRKEACLEYVSDVRVGEYVIVHVGFALQRLDEESALASLKLFEELGLLEEEFGDAWEQAARDAGVAAVGEEPRESEAR, via the coding sequence ATGTGTTTGGCAGTGCCCGGCAAGGTCGTGTCCATCGACACCGGATCCGATCCGCTCACCGGAACGATCGATTTCGGCGGCGTGCGCAAGGAAGCCTGCCTGGAGTACGTCTCCGACGTGCGGGTCGGTGAGTACGTCATCGTGCACGTCGGATTCGCGCTCCAGCGCCTGGACGAGGAGTCGGCGCTGGCCTCCCTGAAGCTCTTCGAGGAACTGGGGTTGCTGGAGGAGGAGTTCGGCGACGCCTGGGAACAGGCGGCCCGGGACGCGGGAGTCGCCGCGGTGGGCGAGGAACCCCGAGAGAGTGAGGCCCGGTGA
- the hypD gene encoding hydrogenase formation protein HypD, which translates to MKYIDEFNDPELARLLLDEIRATATRPWALMEVCGGQTHSIIRHGIDQLLPEQVELIHGPGCPVCVTPLDVIDKALEIAARPGVIFCSFGDMLRVPGTDRDLFRIRGEGGDVRVVYSPLDALELARRNPDREVVFFAIGFETTAPANAMAVHQARRLGLTNFSLLVSHVRVPPAIEAIMTAPACRVQGFLAAGHVCSVMGTAEYPRLADRFRVPLVVTGFEPLDILEGIRRAVRQLERGEHRVENAYPRAVREEGNPAAVRMIEEVFEITDRNWRGIGPIPHSGWRLTEAFRAYDAEHRFDVTGMRTEEPAECRSGEVLQGLIKPTECAAFGTTCTPRSPLGATMVSSEGACAAYYLYRRMNGPTAQTAQAVREEMNPVV; encoded by the coding sequence GTGAAGTACATCGACGAGTTCAACGACCCCGAACTGGCGCGGCTGCTGCTGGACGAGATCCGCGCCACCGCCACCCGCCCCTGGGCCCTGATGGAGGTGTGCGGCGGGCAGACCCACTCCATCATCCGGCACGGCATCGACCAACTGCTGCCCGAGCAGGTCGAGTTGATCCATGGCCCCGGCTGCCCCGTCTGCGTCACCCCGCTGGACGTCATCGACAAGGCACTGGAGATCGCCGCACGCCCCGGCGTGATCTTCTGCTCCTTCGGTGACATGCTCCGCGTCCCGGGCACCGACCGCGACCTGTTCCGGATCAGGGGCGAGGGCGGCGACGTACGCGTGGTGTACTCGCCGCTCGACGCCCTGGAGCTGGCCCGCCGCAACCCGGACCGGGAGGTGGTCTTCTTCGCCATCGGCTTCGAGACCACAGCCCCGGCCAACGCCATGGCCGTGCACCAGGCCCGTCGCCTGGGCCTGACCAACTTCAGCCTGCTGGTGTCCCATGTGCGGGTTCCACCCGCGATCGAGGCCATCATGACGGCCCCCGCCTGCCGGGTGCAGGGATTCCTGGCCGCCGGGCATGTGTGCAGCGTGATGGGCACGGCCGAGTATCCGCGGCTCGCCGACCGGTTCCGGGTACCGCTCGTGGTCACCGGCTTTGAACCGCTGGACATTCTTGAGGGCATCCGCCGGGCGGTACGTCAGCTGGAGCGCGGTGAGCACCGGGTGGAGAACGCGTACCCACGAGCCGTACGTGAGGAGGGCAACCCGGCCGCCGTACGCATGATCGAGGAGGTGTTCGAGATCACCGACCGGAACTGGCGCGGCATCGGGCCCATCCCGCACAGTGGCTGGCGGCTGACCGAGGCGTTCCGCGCCTACGACGCCGAGCATCGCTTCGACGTCACCGGCATGCGGACCGAGGAGCCCGCCGAGTGCCGCAGCGGCGAGGTGCTCCAAGGGCTGATCAAGCCGACCGAGTGCGCCGCGTTCGGTACCACCTGCACCCCGCGTTCCCCGCTCGGCGCGACCATGGTCTCCAGCGAGGGCGCCTGCGCGGCCTATTACCTCTACCGCCGGATGAACGGCCCGACAGCGCAGACCGCCCAGGCCGTCCGCGAGGAGATGAACCCCGTTGTCTGA